The nucleotide window AATTTTGAGACTTCTTCATTATATGGGTCTGTTAAGGACACCCCTTTTGCCGCCATGCAATCATATATTCTGGAGATGTACCCGGAATATAAAAAGAGAATGTCTGAGGAGCAAAGGAAGAATGTTGTTAGAGAGCTGAAGAAGATTATCGGTGAAGAGAATGTATCAGATAGCCCTGCAGTATGCGCTAGCTATGGAGCAGTTCCATTCCTGATCCCGGAGATAGTTGTTCGCCCAAAAGAAGTAGAACACGTTCAGGCAACGCTTAAGATAGCTAATAAATATATTATACCAGTGACGCCAGTAGCGGGAGGGTGCCTTCTCTCAGCAGCCTCTACATTCTGTATCCCACGTGGCATCGTTCTTGACATGTCTGGAATGAATAGGATAATAGAAGTGAATACTGAAGAATGCTATGCTGTCCTCGAGCCCGGTGTAACCAATGGTCAGCTATATAAAGTGTTAGAACCCCTTGGATTTTGGCATGCTAAAGGCAGCTATAATCCGCAACTTACTGTTTTTGGCCCCGCTACAACGCAAGTTCAAGGGCATCGAGGTAGTGGAGACTTTGACGATATATTAGGTTTTGAAGTGGTGCTGCCAGATGGTACTCTTGTTAGAACTGGTGGAGCGTGCACTGAACATGGCAGTTGGGCACATCGGTACTTTAATTTTCCAGACATACACGGCCTTTGGTTGAATGCAAATGGCATGTTCGGCGTCATCACGAAGTTCGCAATTAGAATTTACCCGAAAGGTGAAGTTGCTACATTTCATGTGGTCGGCTTTAATTCTACGGAGAATGCGGTGAAGTTCTGTAAACGTGTATGCCTTCATGGTCTTGCTGAACATATGGTTATCTGGCATTGGAAAGCAGTTTTACAAATGGAGCAGTGGGGAAAGATGATTTATGGAAGAATTTATGATGATAAAAACCTAATCCCATACGACACTTGGGGTCCCAGAGGGTTTTATGAGTCTCCGGAAGGGATGCCCCTCTGGTTTGCCGTCACAACGTTTGAGGGATTTAAGGAGGTTGTTAATGCTCAAATGAGCGTATGTGAGAAGATTGCGCAGGAATGTGGCGGCATAATTTTTGATCAATGTGAGTTTAAGAATAATTATCCGTATTTTTATGAGATGTGTGTAGAAAGGCATGTCAGGCATGAACCTCCCCGTTCACCTGCGATGGCTTTAGGCCTCATGATACCCTTCACTACCGCGGCGTATATTGGTCTTGTTCCGCCAAGAAATTTGGTGAGCATGGAGAAAGCTCTTGTAGATCTTTTTGAGGGCAAGGAAGGAATGTCTCTAATAGCAGCTTACATGCAACCATTTGATCAGGGAAGAATGATGTTCCATAGATTCTACATTTCAAGGCTAGGTGGAACTTTCGATGAGTTTAAAGAAGATTTAAAGAAGTATGGAATTTACTCAGCAGAGTTAATTAGAAAATACGGCTTCTTTGGGCATAAGCCGCCAACAACGCGGGAAGAAGCTAAAGCAATTTTAAAGCAAACTGGCGGATACTATGAGGTATTAAAGAGGATTAAAAAAGCTTTAGATCCAAATAATATAATGTCCCCGCATATGTGGCCAGAGGAATGAGGTGTATAAAATGGTTAGCTTAAAAGAGATAGGTGATTTTCTCGGCGCAGCCGTTATGTCTTGCATTAGATGTCGTAGTTGCATTTGGTCCGATCTCCCAGATTTCCTTCCAATATGTCCATCATATGAAAAATATGGCTTCTATGCTTTTAGCGCCTCTGGCAAAATTTCTCTAGTAAAGGCTCTTGTTTTTGGATCAATAAATTATGACGAAAGCCTCGCAGACGTCTTCTACAAGTGTACTTTGTGTGGGGCTTGTCAAGAAAACTGTGGCATATTTGGTAAGAAACTTGTTGGAAAAGAATATTTAGAAAAAGGGTGGCTAAACATTACAGATATAATACAGTTTATTAGAGAGCAGCTTGTAGAAAGGGGTATTATCTTTCCTGAACATAAGGCCCTTCTAGAGAACACACTCAAGTTTGGAAATCCATTTGCTTCAAAGAGAGAACGATTAAAATGGATTGAAGGGTTAGATTTTAAAATTAAAAACTTAAGTAAAGAGAGCGCTAAAATACTATTTTATCCTGGTTGCATGTACTCTTTTGAACCAACCGTTAGAGAGACTGCAAAAATATTCGTAAGAATACTAGAAAAAGCTAAAGTAGACTTTGGAATACTTGGTGAAGAGGAAGTTTGCTGCGGGCACCTTCAGCTCCAAATCGGTGAAAGAGGGCTCTTCCAGGAACTCGCTGAGAAGAATATAAAGATGTTAAATAATTTAGGGATAGAAAAGCTGGTCACACCATGCCCACACTGCTATTATACAATAAAGAAGCTTTATCCAAAGGTCGCGGGCATAAACTTCCAAGTACAGCATTTTGCTGAGTTTCTTAACCAATTGGTTGAAGACGGTAAGCTTAAACCCACGAAAATACTAAATGTCACAATAACTTATAGTGACCCATGCAACCTTGCAAGGTTTGTAAGAATCATTCAAGAGCCAAGAAATATTCTCAGCAAGATTAGTGGAATAGAATTAAGGGAGATGCCTAGAAGCCGTGAGCAAACATGGTGTTGTGGCGCTGGCGGGGGAGTTATGGCAGCTTTCCCCGATCTTATGAAAAGCATGGCAGAGGAAAGAATTAATGAAGCTAAGAGTACTGGAAGCTCAATAATGGTTACAGCCTGCCCTTGGTGCGAGTACAGTCTTAAGACGATAGCCGAAGCCGGGGATGAAATCTCAATTAAAATATTAAACATAGCAGAAGTTTTTTGGCAAGCTCTGTGAAACTTCTCTTATAATAACTTTTTATTTTTTAACTCACCCCAAATTGTGAAGGTTTTTGCAAAACATATTGTTTTTAAGAAAATTTAAAAAAGGTTTAGGAGAAAGTGGAGTTCAAGTTTGCTGGATATGATGCTATGTTAATTGAAGGTAGATGAGCTGATTTACCTGATATTCGTGACGGGAATATCGAATTTAGAAGTGCTAAGAGAGTTTAGGGCATGACACTAATTCTGCGACAACTTTTCTTCGAGAAGAAACAGATTACTTATGGTTAAATTATGGACGAGACTATCTATGATATAAATTTGTCTTGTAGAACTGAGGAAAAACGAGCGCTCTTCTTAAAGGGGTCATAAAACTACTGGGGCATCAAAATAGCATAAAGTAATCTTTAGCTGCCAGATCAGCATGGTTATTACTTGGTGCCTGGGTATAGGAAGAAAATAATTCGTGAGATAAAGGGGTGCCCGCCAGAGGCTCTAATTTTACATCAATCAGGGTACGTAAAGACTTTTCGCATTCACTAAAAGGCGACTGGGAGAACATTTTCGGTTGGCTAAATTTGAAACCCCTTACTATCGCAAACTGTCGTTAGCTTTATAAGCATGATTGTGAAGAAACCGTTTATAAGATGGAAAGAGATGAATATGAAGAAAATTGAGATAGTTTTTAAAGAAGGAAGGCCTCTGAGTGAGGGTTATTACCCCGGTCTCAACCCCCGCGTGGAAGTTGATGAAAAACTAGGGATCATATGCGAGTATGATGTTGCTGTGCCTTTACGTGATGGTGCTAAAATACGTGTCAATATATATCGCCCAAAAAAAGATGGGAAA belongs to Candidatus Bathyarchaeia archaeon and includes:
- a CDS encoding FAD-binding oxidoreductase; its protein translation is NFETSSLYGSVKDTPFAAMQSYILEMYPEYKKRMSEEQRKNVVRELKKIIGEENVSDSPAVCASYGAVPFLIPEIVVRPKEVEHVQATLKIANKYIIPVTPVAGGCLLSAASTFCIPRGIVLDMSGMNRIIEVNTEECYAVLEPGVTNGQLYKVLEPLGFWHAKGSYNPQLTVFGPATTQVQGHRGSGDFDDILGFEVVLPDGTLVRTGGACTEHGSWAHRYFNFPDIHGLWLNANGMFGVITKFAIRIYPKGEVATFHVVGFNSTENAVKFCKRVCLHGLAEHMVIWHWKAVLQMEQWGKMIYGRIYDDKNLIPYDTWGPRGFYESPEGMPLWFAVTTFEGFKEVVNAQMSVCEKIAQECGGIIFDQCEFKNNYPYFYEMCVERHVRHEPPRSPAMALGLMIPFTTAAYIGLVPPRNLVSMEKALVDLFEGKEGMSLIAAYMQPFDQGRMMFHRFYISRLGGTFDEFKEDLKKYGIYSAELIRKYGFFGHKPPTTREEAKAILKQTGGYYEVLKRIKKALDPNNIMSPHMWPEE
- a CDS encoding (Fe-S)-binding protein, which codes for MVSLKEIGDFLGAAVMSCIRCRSCIWSDLPDFLPICPSYEKYGFYAFSASGKISLVKALVFGSINYDESLADVFYKCTLCGACQENCGIFGKKLVGKEYLEKGWLNITDIIQFIREQLVERGIIFPEHKALLENTLKFGNPFASKRERLKWIEGLDFKIKNLSKESAKILFYPGCMYSFEPTVRETAKIFVRILEKAKVDFGILGEEEVCCGHLQLQIGERGLFQELAEKNIKMLNNLGIEKLVTPCPHCYYTIKKLYPKVAGINFQVQHFAEFLNQLVEDGKLKPTKILNVTITYSDPCNLARFVRIIQEPRNILSKISGIELREMPRSREQTWCCGAGGGVMAAFPDLMKSMAEERINEAKSTGSSIMVTACPWCEYSLKTIAEAGDEISIKILNIAEVFWQAL